A portion of the Deltaproteobacteria bacterium genome contains these proteins:
- the rnpA gene encoding ribonuclease P protein component, whose product MNRNEKNLSTKQPSSQTHSRVSHQNEHDRWPRSTQKTARQGPQALNRHSRTQTSTSLNPSDHSFPKSVRLLERREFLFLQQKGKKRHSPHFLVATVPARGQHSRFGITTSRRFGNAVVRNRMKRLLREFFRTHQMLISPACDIVVIPRSGADQLTLAEICDELGKAFPFVQPKK is encoded by the coding sequence ATGAACCGCAATGAAAAGAACTTATCAACCAAGCAACCTTCGTCGCAAACGCACTCACGGGTTTCTCACCAGAATGAGCACGACCGCTGGCCGCGCAGTACTCAAAAGACGGCGCGACAAGGGCCGCAAGCGCTTAACCGTCACAGTCGCACCCAAACCAGCACATCGCTAAATCCCTCGGACCATTCATTCCCAAAATCTGTTCGGCTGCTTGAACGACGGGAGTTCCTTTTTCTTCAGCAGAAAGGAAAAAAACGACACAGTCCGCATTTTTTGGTGGCAACTGTCCCAGCCCGAGGACAACATTCCCGCTTCGGTATTACCACATCCCGCCGGTTTGGGAATGCCGTCGTTCGTAATCGTATGAAACGGCTATTGCGCGAGTTCTTTCGTACTCATCAGATGCTCATCTCTCCAGCGTGTGATATTGTGGTGATTCCGAGGTCTGGGGCAGATCAACTCACTCTTGCCGAGATCTGTGACGAGTTGGGAAAGGCATTTCCCTTTGTTCAGCCAAAGAAGTAA
- the yidC gene encoding membrane protein insertase YidC translates to MDNKSFLAVVLSLLVLVVYQALVSYFYPLPPPSTRNPSAPQTASPTTMRTPTIEQPAQAQSAPQDSPLTTAPVAAAQEISVENEVYRAVFTSAGGRIKSFRLKQHPGDEGKHSPPLEMIQAGGRGELPLGVLLEGNGVTLSDDGVRYTVTGKDTILQGSDTATLEFRGTTANGTTIVKTFSFSGQSYGIALDTKLAAPIQEGHALSLLWTHAFDQHHAPSYSEPGPVALVGRKFVYNTNSGVKAEPQSIGPDRVRWAGYANTYFLSAIIPPEGEKNALLFQANDGTVTTKLSIPHESQNVQYTIYIGPKQTDALNTVNPSLDRAIDFGWSHFIARPLLSLLKVSHSLTGNYGLDIILLTVLVKLAFFPLSAKAFRSMNEMKKVQPQLEQIREQYKDDREKLNREMMELYRRNKINPLGGCLPMLVQIPVFIGLYQVFMYAIELRQAPFFGWIQDLSQPDRLGSMWLPFVEPAGIPVLTILMGATMVIQQAMTPMPGDPVQQKMMMIMPVIFTIMFINFPAGLVLYWLVNNVLSIAQQYAQNKGIV, encoded by the coding sequence GTGGACAATAAAAGTTTTCTTGCGGTGGTCCTGTCGCTTCTCGTGCTTGTGGTGTATCAAGCCTTAGTCTCGTATTTTTATCCACTACCGCCTCCCTCGACACGAAATCCATCTGCTCCTCAGACGGCTTCACCGACAACAATGCGGACGCCAACGATCGAGCAGCCTGCCCAGGCACAATCGGCACCTCAAGACTCGCCTCTGACAACAGCCCCTGTTGCGGCAGCACAGGAGATCAGCGTTGAGAATGAGGTCTATCGTGCGGTTTTTACCTCCGCCGGTGGACGGATCAAGAGCTTTCGTCTGAAACAGCACCCTGGTGATGAAGGGAAACACAGCCCGCCGCTCGAAATGATTCAAGCAGGTGGTCGCGGCGAGTTACCACTAGGTGTACTCCTCGAAGGAAACGGAGTCACTTTAAGTGACGACGGCGTTCGCTATACGGTGACTGGCAAGGATACGATCCTGCAAGGCAGTGACACCGCGACGCTCGAATTTCGTGGCACGACAGCAAACGGTACGACTATTGTCAAAACTTTTTCTTTCTCGGGACAGAGCTATGGCATCGCGCTCGACACAAAACTAGCAGCCCCTATTCAGGAAGGGCATGCGCTCTCGCTTTTGTGGACGCACGCCTTTGATCAGCACCATGCACCATCGTATAGCGAACCAGGACCGGTTGCCTTAGTGGGCCGGAAATTTGTCTACAACACCAATTCTGGCGTCAAAGCCGAGCCGCAATCCATTGGACCAGATCGTGTTCGCTGGGCTGGGTATGCTAACACGTACTTTCTGTCTGCGATAATTCCTCCCGAAGGAGAGAAAAACGCCCTTCTCTTTCAGGCCAACGATGGTACGGTGACAACAAAACTGTCGATTCCACACGAGTCACAAAATGTGCAATACACCATATATATCGGTCCGAAACAGACCGATGCACTCAACACGGTCAACCCATCTCTTGATCGGGCAATTGACTTCGGATGGTCACACTTCATCGCCAGACCCTTATTATCTTTGCTCAAGGTGTCTCACTCACTTACGGGGAATTACGGTCTCGACATCATTCTTCTCACGGTTCTGGTAAAGCTCGCATTTTTTCCGTTGAGCGCCAAAGCTTTTCGATCCATGAACGAGATGAAGAAGGTCCAGCCCCAGCTTGAACAAATCCGCGAACAGTACAAAGATGATCGTGAAAAACTCAACCGCGAGATGATGGAGTTATATCGTCGGAATAAGATCAATCCACTGGGAGGTTGTTTGCCCATGCTGGTGCAGATTCCCGTGTTTATCGGCCTGTACCAAGTCTTTATGTATGCGATTGAATTGCGGCAAGCACCGTTCTTTGGATGGATTCAAGATCTCTCACAGCCTGACCGCTTAGGGTCAATGTGGCTCCCGTTTGTCGAGCCTGCTGGAATTCCGGTGTTGACGATATTGATGGGAGCCACAATGGTGATCCAGCAAGCAATGACACCGATGCCTGGAGATCCGGTGCAGCAGAAAATGATGATGATCATGCCGGTGATATTCACCATTATGTTTATCAATTTCCCTGCCGGATTAGTGCTATACTGGCTGGTGAATAATGTCCTGAGCATTGCTCAGCAATACGCCCAAAACAAAGGGATCGTATAA
- a CDS encoding KH domain-containing protein produces the protein MNAVEAEGTTLEEAIASALRQLQVERDRVEIEVIAQPTKGFLGIGGKKARVRASLRVPLSARASEPRTETPRSSPRPPEQKTAPQPLPTQKAEAASEAGSRTHTPLSPEIAEKACSTLKEVLGLMGTTSTLKVENRGDESVINVTHVTDLPEGFLIGHRGQTLDALEYLVNRIVTKSDDIDAHVAVDVEGYRERRRKSLENLALRLGERAKRRRKSVTLSPMSPRDRRVIHLTLEGDPLVTTKSSGHGYFRQVSIVPEEGQRKERSRSAGRPQTAES, from the coding sequence ATGAATGCCGTAGAAGCTGAAGGAACAACGCTTGAAGAGGCAATCGCCAGTGCGCTGCGACAACTCCAAGTAGAGCGCGACCGTGTCGAAATCGAGGTCATCGCACAACCAACCAAAGGCTTTCTTGGTATCGGTGGCAAAAAGGCACGCGTTCGTGCTTCGCTCAGAGTTCCCCTTTCTGCACGAGCCAGCGAACCGAGAACAGAAACTCCACGATCTTCGCCGCGACCACCTGAACAAAAGACAGCCCCGCAACCGCTGCCGACACAGAAAGCGGAGGCTGCATCAGAGGCAGGGTCTCGTACGCACACGCCACTCTCTCCCGAAATAGCCGAGAAAGCCTGCTCGACGTTGAAAGAAGTCCTTGGACTGATGGGTACAACTTCCACGCTCAAAGTGGAAAATCGAGGAGATGAGAGTGTCATCAATGTCACTCACGTCACCGACTTACCTGAAGGCTTTCTCATTGGCCATCGCGGACAGACGTTAGATGCCCTTGAGTATCTGGTCAATCGCATAGTCACCAAAAGTGACGACATCGACGCCCACGTTGCTGTCGATGTGGAAGGGTATCGGGAACGCCGACGGAAAAGCCTGGAGAATCTCGCTCTCCGCTTAGGAGAGCGCGCCAAACGGCGGCGCAAGTCCGTCACGCTCAGTCCGATGAGTCCACGAGATCGTCGTGTGATTCACTTAACACTAGAAGGCGATCCGCTGGTCACTACGAAGAGTTCTGGTCACGGGTACTTCCGTCAGGTCAGTATTGTTCCAGAAGAAGGACAACGAAAAGAAAGAAGTCGCTCCGCAGGCCGACCCCAAACCGCTGAATCATGA
- the yidD gene encoding membrane protein insertion efficiency factor YidD — translation MIHSIAAVGVIALKGGILFYRGAISPLLGPTCRFSPSCSAYALSAVQRYGFIKGSWLSIVRIIKCNPWHPGGHDPLPER, via the coding sequence ATTATTCACTCGATTGCTGCTGTAGGAGTAATCGCATTGAAAGGTGGGATTCTATTCTATCGTGGCGCGATTTCTCCTTTGCTTGGACCAACATGCCGCTTTTCCCCCAGCTGTTCGGCCTATGCACTCTCAGCAGTCCAACGATATGGCTTTATCAAAGGTAGTTGGCTCAGTATCGTGCGCATTATCAAGTGCAACCCGTGGCATCCAGGGGGCCATGACCCCCTGCCTGAGCGATGA